Genomic DNA from Patescibacteria group bacterium:
CTTTTCTTTATTTTCAAACGGGTAGTGCTCCTGGGCGTAAGGCATAGAGCCCGAATCAAACCAGGTATCTAAAACGTCCGGAATTCTTTTCATTGTTCCCGCGCATTTTTCGCAGGAAAAAGTTATCCCGTCGACTATGTGCTTATGGATATCGATAATCTTTTGACCGCTTAATTTTTCCAGTTCGCTGATTGATCCGATAACTTTTAACTCCTCGCATTTTTCGCATCGCCAAATTGGTATAACTGAAGCCCAGAATCTTTGCCTCGAAATTGACCAGTCGCGCGCGCCGGCTAACCAGTTGCCGAAGCGGCCTTCCTTAATATGCTCGGGCGACCAATTAATTTTTTCCGCGTGCTTTAGGGCTTTGTCCTTAACTGCCGTTACTTTTACAAACCAGGAAGTCGTCGCGTAATTTATTAAAGGTGTTTCGCACCTCCAGCAATGCGGGTAGCTATGTTCAAATTTTTCTTTAGAAAAAAGCAAATCTTTCTTTGCCAGATATTTTATAATCTCCACGTCAGTGGCCTGCGGATTTTCAATCGGTTTTACGTTCATCCCGGCAAACTCACCGGCCTCTTTCTTGATGCTCCCGTCCATTTTTACATGCTGAATGAATGGCAATTTTTTCTCTTTGCCCAGATTCATGTCGTCTTCGCCAAAAGCCGGCGCTATGTGCACCACTCCGGTCCCGTCTTCGGTTGTAACAAAATCGCCGGAATATATTTTCCATCCGTTTCCCCGATTTTCCAATTTATCATTTTTGGAATAATAGTCAAAGAGAGGTTTGTATTTTTTTCCAACCAATCCCTTGCCGTTAATCTCCCCTACAATCTCAAATTCTTTTCCCTCCAAAACTTTTTCTACCCGTTCTTTAGCCAAAACTAAATACTCGCCGGCCAATTTAATTTTTACATACACAATATCTTCCCCCACCGCCAAAGCCGCGTTGCCGATTAAGGTCCAGGGCGTTGTAGTCCAAGCTAGAACATAAGTCCCGGGCTCATCTTCTAATTCAAACTTAACTGTCGCCGACAAATCTTTGATCATCTTGTAGCCCTCGGCCACTTCCTGTTGCGATAAAGTCGTCTCGCAGCGCGGGCAAATATGCATGGAGCGGTAATCTTCGTAAACCAATCCTTTATCCCACAGCTCTTTAAAAACCCACCAAACCGATTCCATGAAAGATAAATCCATGGTCTTGTAAGGATTTTCCATGTCAGCCCAGCGCCCTAAGCGGGGAATTACTTTTTTCCATTCATCCACGTATTCTAAAACTTTTGACCGGCATCTTTCGTTAAACTCGGCCACGCCCATATCCTCAATATCTTTTTTACTCTTTGAGCCCATTTCCTTCTCAACGATATTTTCGATCGGCAGGCCGTGGCAATCCCAGCCCCATCTTCTTTCCACCCGGTAGCCTTGCATAGTGAAGTAGCGCGGCACGGCGTCTTTCATAACCGAAGCGACGATATGGCCGTAATGCGGAGTGCCGGTCGCAAACGGCGGTCCGTCATAAAAAACATAATCGCCCTTGGGTTTAGCGCCCGCCGGATTTTCCACTGACTTCTCGAAAATTTTTGATTTATTCCAAAACGCCAAAACTTCCTCTTCCATCTTAGGAAAAGGGTTGCCCGACTGTTTTGGTTTTTCCTCTTTTGCCATAATTATTATTTAAGTGAGCTCATTGCTATAATCCTATATTATTGAAAATTTAGCTAATTGTCAAAGAAAAAAGGCCAGTCCCGCGGGATGGCCTTTGAAAAAACTCTTCACAGCCGATTGCCGGTCTAAACCAGGATAGACCGGACAAAGGTGTACGCTTGATGAAATCTCTTCGGCATTATCCGCCAGTTGCTTTTCAGGTAGCAGACCAGCGCAGCCAAAGAAAAAATCATCAAAACTGAATAGGAGAAGTTAGGGTTGGCCGCGAACCACGAACCCGCGGACTGAAGGAGCAAAAACGGCCAGGGAAAATCCGGAAACTCGGCGACAATCAGGAGGGAAAATATCCCTATCTGAATTACTCTCCGAATTTTTCCCATTATATGATGGCTGGCGATATAGCGGCCGCATCCCAACGCCCAGATGCTAATCTCCGCCAGGATCATGACAATTATCTGCCAATACAGGAAGAAGCCGAAGGCAATAATTATCCCATACTGGCAAATCGAAACACCAGCAGTCAAGTTATCCCGAATCGGGTCGGCCGCCTTTCCCACTCGGGATTTTTGCCCGGTCCACTTTGCGACGAGCCCGTCGGCGACGTCAGTAATACTCTCGAAGATGACAAGCCAGAGGGTAATTATTGAGCACTGAAGCCCAGAATCCGCGACCAGAGCAAAGCGGACAACAGCCGACACCATGCCGGTGAAAGTTATGAGGTTCGGCCAGGTCAGCCAGCGGTCAAGATATTCCGGTTTACCCTCTGGGTCAGTAGCCAGCCACCAGACCAAAAATGACCAAACCTTTTTCGGGGCTTTCGTTAGCTGCATGGCTTCCTCCCAATCTTTTCACGGTTAAATTGTCCTCTGTCCAGGTCG
This window encodes:
- the ileS gene encoding isoleucine--tRNA ligase; the protein is MAKEEKPKQSGNPFPKMEEEVLAFWNKSKIFEKSVENPAGAKPKGDYVFYDGPPFATGTPHYGHIVASVMKDAVPRYFTMQGYRVERRWGWDCHGLPIENIVEKEMGSKSKKDIEDMGVAEFNERCRSKVLEYVDEWKKVIPRLGRWADMENPYKTMDLSFMESVWWVFKELWDKGLVYEDYRSMHICPRCETTLSQQEVAEGYKMIKDLSATVKFELEDEPGTYVLAWTTTPWTLIGNAALAVGEDIVYVKIKLAGEYLVLAKERVEKVLEGKEFEIVGEINGKGLVGKKYKPLFDYYSKNDKLENRGNGWKIYSGDFVTTEDGTGVVHIAPAFGEDDMNLGKEKKLPFIQHVKMDGSIKKEAGEFAGMNVKPIENPQATDVEIIKYLAKKDLLFSKEKFEHSYPHCWRCETPLINYATTSWFVKVTAVKDKALKHAEKINWSPEHIKEGRFGNWLAGARDWSISRQRFWASVIPIWRCEKCEELKVIGSISELEKLSGQKIIDIHKHIVDGITFSCEKCAGTMKRIPDVLDTWFDSGSMPYAQEHYPFENKEKFEANFPAQFIAEGVDQTRAWFYYLHVIATAIKNKPAFKNVIVNGIVLAEDGKKMSKRLQNYPDPSLIFEKYGADALRYYLLTSPVMLAENLNFSEKGVSDALRKVDMLVWNVYKFYEMFAGEEKMDAGNKEPKSKNILDQWIAARLNQLIAEATKAMESYNLPQATRPIADFIDDLSTWYIRRSRDRFKADDLDDKNSALEVTRYVLIQLSKVMAPFTPFIAEEIWQRVAGNNFSDENRSVHLEAWPKAGKVDEKIIEKMQVARNVVELALAKRDEAGIKVRQPLAKLEVVNAKVEIDDEYIGLIKDEVNVKEVAVYEGQGNMEVELDTALTPELKQEGIKREIVRLINGMRKDAGLTIKDTIEIYYETEDKEAKKAIEKYKDSIIKETLASQMAEGKKDGVDAEKTVKIEDGKAWLGIKKK
- a CDS encoding CDP-alcohol phosphatidyltransferase family protein — encoded protein: MQLTKAPKKVWSFLVWWLATDPEGKPEYLDRWLTWPNLITFTGMVSAVVRFALVADSGLQCSIITLWLVIFESITDVADGLVAKWTGQKSRVGKAADPIRDNLTAGVSICQYGIIIAFGFFLYWQIIVMILAEISIWALGCGRYIASHHIMGKIRRVIQIGIFSLLIVAEFPDFPWPFLLLQSAGSWFAANPNFSYSVLMIFSLAALVCYLKSNWRIMPKRFHQAYTFVRSILV